CACCACGTCTGGGTCGGAACTTGGAGTCGGTGCATCAGTTTGCAAGCGACTGACGCCAATCCCCGCATTGGATGCAGTGCGTCGGGGAATACTACTGAGACGGCGGGAGGAAATTTGCACATCGGTTTTAATTTCGCCGCTGTCGATTTTGTCTTCGAGTGCCTTTGCCAGTTCTAGCAATTGCTCAAAGCCCTTGAATAAATCGCTCATGCCGACCCCTCGACCCTGCTAGTAGGACTATTAATTTGGATATTCCGTTTTAGAATGCCCCTTGCCGCCACAGAAATCGATCGTGGCGTCACCCAAGGTTTTTGGCAGGCTTCAGTCGTTGCGCAATCCCACAAGCCAATCCAAAACCGTTGGCGATCGCTAGTTAGTAACGGTCAGCAATCGCAGTCAGCAATCGCAATTTCAGCCCCATACAATTGAAGAAGGATCGATTTACACGGGATCAATCAAAAAATGTTGCGCGATCGTACAAGTGATCAATTGAGTGATGCATCGTTTATTTAGCGATCCAGCATTGTAAGAGCCGATGTTTTAACCAGAGTCGATGTTTTAAGAAGTAGCGGTTTAAGAATTAACGTTTTAAGAATTCGCCCCTATCCTGGAATCCTGGGCAGTGCAATGGAGGTGCAATTGTATGAGGCATACGAAAGCTTTAGCCCTCGTAAGAGCCATTCACACCGTGATTTACCTCATCATGGTAACTGCGATCGGGGTTCTGCTGTACGCTGGCATCACAGGCTACACCGGAGTCTGGCTCTGGATGGCACTCGCGCTGCTCACGATCGAAACTTTGGTTTTCTTTGGCAACGGCATGAAATGCCCCTTAACTGCCCTTGCTGTGCACTATGGAGCCCAGAAAGGCTACGCCTTCGACACCTTCCTGCCTGAGAGCATCACCCGTCATACCTTCTGGTTTTTTGGCTTTCTCACCGTTGTCGGAGTCGTCCTACTCTGCCTGCGGCTGATTCAGTAGCCAAATCGTTCACTAGGAACTGTTGATAAGCCCCGATCGCCCTGTAGCCCCTACCTCTCCCCAGCCCTCTACAATGGAAAAACATGATTAGAACCCATATAAGAAGGGAATGCGCATGAAGGTACAAGGTTCAGCGATCGAGTTAACCGACTTTTCCGGTGACGGACTCGCGATCGGCCTCTTTGACAATCAACTCGAACTCAGCGGAGATATCGCCAATTTAGATGGAGCCCTCTCCGGTCTGATTAAAGAAGTCATTGCCGACGCAGAGTTCAAAGGCAAACTGGGCAGTACTGTCACGACTCGTGTAGCAGGCGGTCGATTCAAAAAGCTGATTCTGGTGGGCCTAGGCAAGGCTGATCAGCTCAAACTCGACCATATCCGCCGCGCTGCCGCCACGATCGCCAAAACCGCTCGCCGCGAAAAATGCAAAACCCTTGGGATTTCCTTGCCGACGGGGAACCTGGAGGCCAGCAATTTGGCCCAAGCCATCACGGAAGGTGTAGAACTGGCTCTATATAAAGATCTACGCTTTAAGTCTGAAAAAGATGAGAATGGAAAAATCGATACGATCGCACTCATCGGCTTAGTAGGACAAGAAGCCGCGATCGAAACAGCCCAAAAAATCTGTTCTGGCATCTTCCTGACCCGTGAACTTGTAGCCGCCCCTGCCAACTACGTTACCCCCATCACCATGGCCGAAATGGCTCAGGATTTGGCCAAGACCTATGGAATGGAATTGACCATCCTGGAGCAAGAAGATTGCGAAAAATTAGGGATGGGAGCCTTCCTCGGTGTGGCCCAAGCCTCGGATATTCCCCCAAAATTTATTCACCTAGTCTACAAACCTACCGGAACGCCCCGCAAAAAAGTCGCGATCGTGGGTAAAGGTTTAACCTTCGATTCCGGTGGCTTGAACCTGAAGGTGGGAGCCGCCTCGATCGAAATGATGAAAACCGATATGGGGGGAGCCGGAGCCACTTTTGGCGCTGCCAAGGCGATCGGCGAACTCAAACCCGATGTGGAAGTGCACTTTATCAGCGCTGTTACGGAAAACATGGTCAGCGGCAAAGCCATCCACCCCGGTGATATTCTGACCGCTTCCAATGGGAAAACGATCGAAATCAATAATACGGATGCGGAAGGCCGTCTCACCCTAGCCGATGCCCTGGTCTATACCGAAAAACTCGGTGTGGAGGCGATCGTGGATCTCGCGACCCTGACCGGAGCCTGTGTTATCGCGCTGGGGAACGACATTGCGGGGCTGTGGAGTCCCAATGACGATCTCGCCAATGGCCTGCTGGCAGCATCCGAAACAGCAGGGGAAAAGCTATGGCGGATGCCCATGGAGGAATCCTACTTTGACAGCATGAAATCCCCCTTGGCAGATATGAAAAACACGGGAGCTCGGGCTGGGGGAGCCATCAGTGCCGCTGTTTT
This genomic interval from Alkalinema sp. FACHB-956 contains the following:
- a CDS encoding leucyl aminopeptidase; the encoded protein is MKVQGSAIELTDFSGDGLAIGLFDNQLELSGDIANLDGALSGLIKEVIADAEFKGKLGSTVTTRVAGGRFKKLILVGLGKADQLKLDHIRRAAATIAKTARREKCKTLGISLPTGNLEASNLAQAITEGVELALYKDLRFKSEKDENGKIDTIALIGLVGQEAAIETAQKICSGIFLTRELVAAPANYVTPITMAEMAQDLAKTYGMELTILEQEDCEKLGMGAFLGVAQASDIPPKFIHLVYKPTGTPRKKVAIVGKGLTFDSGGLNLKVGAASIEMMKTDMGGAGATFGAAKAIGELKPDVEVHFISAVTENMVSGKAIHPGDILTASNGKTIEINNTDAEGRLTLADALVYTEKLGVEAIVDLATLTGACVIALGNDIAGLWSPNDDLANGLLAASETAGEKLWRMPMEESYFDSMKSPLADMKNTGARAGGAISAAVFLKQFVKDTPWAHLDVAGPVWADKENGYNGVGATGYGVRLLVNWVMS